A genome region from Corynebacterium uberis includes the following:
- the uvrB gene encoding excinuclease ABC subunit UvrB: MAFAAEHPVLSHSEFRPVGEVERTDGRFEVISDYQPAGDQPAAIAELDRRLRAGERDVVLMGATGTGKSATAAWLIERQQRPTLVMAPNKTLAAQLANELRQLLPNNAVEYFVSYYDYYQPEAYIAQTDTYIEKDSSINEDVERLRHSATSALLSRRDVVVVSSVSCIYGLGTPQSYLDRSVVLRVGEEVERNRFLRLLVDIQYDRNDVALQRGAFRVKGDTVDIIPAYEEVAVRVEFFGDEIDSLYYIHPLTGEVLRQVEEIRIFPATHYVAGPERMEKAVADIKEELAHRLADFENRGKLLEAQRLRMRTEYDLEMIEQVGFCSGIENYSRHIDGRAAGSAPATLIDYFPEDFLTIIDESHVTVPQIGGMYEGDMSRKRNLVEFGFRLPSAVDNRPLTFDEFEDRVGQTIYMSATPGDFELAASGGEFVEQVIRPTGLVDPKIDVRPTSGQIDDLMEEIRVRAQRNERVLVTTLTKKMAEDLTDYFLGNGIRVRYLHSDIDTLQRVELLRQLRLGEYDVLVGINLLREGLDLPEVSLVAILDADKEGFLRSDRSLIQTIGRAARNVSGEVIMYADSVTDSMRYAIEETERRREKQIAYNTEHGIDPQPLRKKIADILDQVYERDSADDQGAATGDPVRVVERPDTTAMPAEQVQKLIDDLTAQMGAAARELKFELAGRLRDEIADLRKELRGIKETGM; encoded by the coding sequence ATGGCTTTTGCTGCTGAGCATCCCGTCCTGTCCCATTCGGAGTTCCGTCCCGTCGGCGAAGTCGAACGCACCGACGGGCGCTTTGAGGTCATCTCGGACTACCAGCCCGCCGGCGACCAGCCTGCCGCCATCGCGGAGCTGGATCGGCGGCTGCGGGCGGGGGAGCGCGACGTGGTGCTCATGGGGGCGACGGGCACCGGCAAGTCCGCCACGGCAGCGTGGCTAATTGAACGCCAGCAGCGTCCTACCCTGGTGATGGCGCCCAATAAGACGCTTGCGGCACAGCTGGCCAATGAGCTGCGCCAGCTGTTGCCCAATAACGCGGTTGAGTATTTTGTCAGCTACTACGACTACTACCAGCCGGAGGCCTACATAGCGCAGACGGATACCTATATTGAAAAGGATTCCTCTATTAACGAGGACGTGGAGCGGCTGCGGCACTCCGCCACCTCGGCGCTACTGTCCCGCCGTGACGTGGTTGTGGTTTCCTCCGTGTCCTGCATTTATGGCCTGGGCACGCCGCAGTCCTATTTGGATCGCTCCGTGGTGCTTCGGGTGGGTGAGGAGGTGGAGAGAAACAGATTCCTGCGCCTCCTGGTAGATATCCAATATGACCGCAATGACGTTGCCCTCCAGCGCGGGGCGTTCAGGGTGAAGGGTGACACGGTAGATATCATCCCCGCCTATGAAGAGGTGGCGGTGCGGGTGGAATTCTTTGGCGATGAGATTGACTCCCTGTACTACATTCACCCGCTGACCGGGGAGGTGTTGCGGCAGGTGGAGGAGATCCGTATTTTCCCGGCCACCCACTACGTCGCCGGCCCGGAGCGGATGGAAAAGGCGGTGGCGGATATCAAGGAGGAGCTGGCGCACCGGCTGGCGGACTTTGAAAACCGCGGCAAACTCCTGGAGGCCCAGCGCCTGCGCATGCGCACGGAATACGATCTGGAAATGATCGAGCAAGTCGGTTTTTGCTCCGGTATTGAGAACTACTCGCGCCACATTGACGGCCGGGCCGCGGGTTCAGCCCCAGCGACGCTCATCGACTATTTCCCCGAAGACTTCCTCACGATTATCGACGAGTCCCACGTCACCGTCCCACAGATCGGCGGCATGTATGAGGGCGATATGTCGCGCAAACGAAATCTGGTGGAATTCGGATTTCGGCTGCCATCCGCGGTGGACAATCGGCCACTGACGTTTGACGAGTTCGAGGATCGCGTGGGGCAGACCATCTACATGTCCGCAACGCCGGGAGACTTCGAGCTGGCCGCATCCGGCGGCGAGTTTGTGGAGCAGGTCATCCGCCCCACGGGCCTGGTGGATCCCAAGATCGATGTGCGCCCGACCTCCGGGCAGATCGATGACCTGATGGAAGAGATCCGGGTCCGCGCCCAACGCAACGAACGCGTGTTGGTAACCACGCTGACTAAGAAGATGGCCGAGGACCTGACGGATTACTTCCTGGGCAACGGCATCCGGGTGCGTTATTTGCATTCGGACATCGATACGTTGCAGCGCGTCGAATTGCTGCGCCAGCTGCGGCTTGGGGAATATGACGTGCTGGTGGGCATCAACCTGCTGCGCGAGGGCTTGGACCTGCCCGAGGTGTCATTGGTGGCCATTTTGGATGCGGATAAGGAAGGCTTCTTGCGCTCGGATCGTTCGCTGATTCAGACGATTGGCCGCGCGGCCCGCAACGTTTCCGGTGAGGTCATCATGTACGCGGATTCGGTGACGGACTCCATGCGCTACGCCATTGAGGAGACGGAGCGGCGCCGCGAAAAGCAGATCGCCTACAACACAGAGCACGGCATTGATCCGCAGCCGTTGCGCAAGAAGATCGCGGACATCTTGGACCAGGTGTATGAGCGCGATTCTGCAGACGACCAGGGCGCGGCGACGGGCGATCCGGTGCGCGTGGTGGAGCGCCCAGATACCACCGCCATGCCCGCTGAACAGGTACAAAAGCTTATCGACGACCTCACCGCGCAGATGGGTGCCGCCGCACGGGAGTTGAAGTTCGAACTCGCCGGCCGGCTGCGCGATGAAATAGCGGATCTCCGCAAGGAACTCCGTGGTATCAAAGAGACAGGCATGTAA
- a CDS encoding universal stress protein has protein sequence MITYNTIAAGTDGSDTALIAVRHAASLARVYEAKLVLICAHYEASGDVLNSPGTESVQVPVVSDTLADRYLEEAKQAAVEEGAGTVEVVKVEGAPVTALSSAAKEAGAELLVLGNRGIHSLAGRIFGNIPTGVARKSTMDVMIVNTEGRV, from the coding sequence ATGATCACCTATAACACGATCGCCGCCGGAACAGATGGCTCCGATACTGCGTTGATTGCCGTGCGTCACGCAGCGAGCCTTGCCCGCGTCTATGAGGCCAAGCTGGTGCTGATCTGCGCCCACTATGAGGCCTCCGGGGACGTGCTCAACTCTCCCGGAACGGAATCCGTGCAGGTCCCCGTGGTCAGCGATACGCTCGCGGACCGCTACCTGGAGGAAGCAAAGCAGGCGGCCGTGGAAGAAGGCGCCGGCACCGTGGAGGTGGTCAAGGTCGAGGGAGCCCCGGTCACCGCATTGAGCTCTGCGGCTAAGGAAGCCGGGGCGGAACTGCTGGTGCTGGGCAACCGCGGGATTCACAGCTTGGCCGGGCGCATCTTTGGAAATATCCCCACGGGCGTAGCTCGCAAGTCCACTATGGATGTGATGATCGTCAATACTGAGGGCCGCGTCTAG
- a CDS encoding universal stress protein has protein sequence MSDYYKKIVVGTDGSKSSMLAVERAAKLAAAFGAQLIIGCAYYENKEEASKTLRQDSVTILGDDPAQENLNKASEFAQQCGAADVETAIRRGTPVQALMEIVNENDADLLIVGNRGINSLTGRLLGSVPADVARQSDCDVMIVHTVN, from the coding sequence ATGAGCGACTACTACAAGAAGATCGTCGTTGGTACGGATGGGTCCAAGTCCTCGATGCTTGCCGTGGAGCGTGCCGCCAAGCTGGCCGCCGCCTTCGGCGCGCAGCTGATCATCGGATGCGCCTACTACGAGAACAAGGAGGAGGCGTCCAAGACCCTCCGCCAGGATTCTGTGACGATCCTCGGTGATGATCCTGCTCAGGAGAACCTGAACAAGGCGAGCGAGTTTGCGCAGCAATGCGGGGCTGCGGACGTGGAGACCGCCATTCGGCGCGGCACTCCGGTCCAGGCCCTCATGGAGATTGTCAATGAGAATGACGCGGACCTGCTCATCGTGGGCAACCGCGGCATCAACTCCCTGACCGGCCGCCTCCTGGGCTCCGTGCCGGCCGACGTGGCACGCCAGTCCGACTGCGACGTCATGATCGTGCACACCGTGAACTAG
- a CDS encoding HelD family protein, producing MLFSRLDAEVATARRRLADVSRNLDPANPKAEALVQRETEYHQLGAKLDRLNLAQIGLVFGRIDIAAPGDNPVPGNPELDRRYIGRMGLDDRADSYRTLLVDWRAPMARPFYLATTAHPEGVTLRRHIRTNGRMVTDVSDEHVGAAPEDAAQQEDWLGVAGETALVAALNQPRTGRMASIVETIQREQDEIIRDNTRGVMVVEGGPGTGKTAVALHRVAYLLYTWREQLARTGVLIVGPNSTFLDYISHVLPELGETGVVLSTVSQLYPGVAAPFAPTLREDPLTREIKGSAEMATILAEAVRDRQELPGAPLTLRTGSLSLTVDQDMVRRARTRARRSRRPHNQARAVFRDALLDLLAAQLAETIGADPLGGKNLLSAADVDQLHDDLDAEPDVDLIVEELWPALTPEQLAQGLFTDAQRIARAAHDYDEETRAALLRHQPGWADSDAALLDELAELLGPLPPSARPDADGTPSPDGADDAAEILEAQETLDILEGSQATDNDDDAFDAEYLSAHDVIDAAGLAARQETRDDRSTAQRARADRTWAYGHVVVDEAQELSPMEWRMVFRRCPNRWMTLVGDPAQTSAPAGVDSWEAALSPFVGSRLRTHRLTINYRTPAEVTAYANDILARIDPQATPAQAIRESGHPVRTLPAGAPVPTPADGRPVTVINAANVASIKGLEFDHVLVDAPGDIVSASPQGLQDLYVAVTRATQSLTIRG from the coding sequence ATGCTCTTTTCTCGCCTTGATGCGGAGGTTGCCACGGCGCGGCGTCGTTTAGCGGATGTGTCCCGCAACCTGGATCCCGCTAATCCCAAGGCGGAAGCCCTGGTTCAGCGCGAGACGGAATACCACCAGCTCGGCGCCAAACTCGACCGCCTCAACCTGGCCCAGATTGGGCTGGTGTTCGGGCGCATCGATATTGCAGCCCCAGGCGACAATCCCGTGCCGGGCAACCCCGAGCTGGATCGCCGCTACATCGGCCGGATGGGCTTGGACGACCGTGCGGATTCCTACCGCACACTCCTGGTGGACTGGCGTGCCCCGATGGCCCGCCCGTTCTACCTGGCAACCACCGCGCACCCGGAGGGCGTGACCCTGCGCCGCCACATTCGCACCAACGGACGCATGGTTACTGACGTGTCTGATGAGCACGTCGGCGCGGCACCGGAGGATGCAGCTCAGCAGGAGGACTGGCTGGGCGTTGCCGGGGAGACCGCCTTGGTGGCGGCGCTCAATCAGCCGCGCACCGGCAGGATGGCCAGCATTGTTGAGACCATCCAGCGCGAACAAGATGAGATCATCCGCGATAACACCCGCGGGGTGATGGTCGTGGAAGGCGGCCCCGGCACAGGCAAGACCGCCGTGGCGCTCCACCGGGTGGCCTACCTGCTCTATACGTGGCGCGAACAGCTCGCCCGCACCGGCGTGCTCATTGTGGGCCCCAATTCCACCTTCCTGGACTACATCTCACACGTCCTGCCCGAGCTCGGCGAGACCGGCGTGGTGTTGTCCACCGTCTCCCAGCTCTACCCCGGCGTCGCCGCGCCCTTTGCCCCGACGCTGCGCGAGGATCCCCTCACCCGGGAGATCAAGGGTTCCGCGGAGATGGCTACCATCCTGGCCGAGGCGGTGCGCGATCGCCAGGAGCTGCCCGGCGCCCCACTGACGCTGCGCACCGGGTCGCTGAGCCTGACGGTTGATCAGGATATGGTCCGCCGGGCACGCACGCGGGCGCGCCGCTCCCGCCGACCCCACAATCAGGCGCGCGCCGTCTTCCGCGACGCGTTGCTGGACCTGCTGGCCGCACAGCTTGCAGAAACCATCGGCGCCGACCCGCTCGGCGGAAAGAACCTCCTGTCCGCGGCGGATGTGGACCAGCTTCATGATGACCTCGACGCAGAACCAGACGTTGATCTCATCGTCGAGGAGCTCTGGCCGGCCCTGACCCCTGAGCAGCTTGCCCAGGGTCTTTTCACGGACGCGCAGCGCATCGCCCGCGCCGCCCACGATTATGACGAGGAAACCCGGGCCGCGCTCCTGCGCCACCAGCCCGGCTGGGCGGACAGCGACGCCGCCCTGCTCGACGAGCTTGCTGAACTCCTCGGCCCGCTGCCACCCTCCGCGCGCCCAGACGCCGACGGCACGCCAAGCCCTGATGGCGCCGATGATGCCGCCGAGATCCTGGAGGCCCAGGAGACCCTGGACATCCTGGAAGGCTCCCAGGCCACCGACAATGACGATGACGCCTTCGACGCCGAATACCTCTCCGCCCACGACGTCATCGACGCCGCAGGCCTTGCCGCCCGCCAGGAAACGCGCGATGACCGCAGCACCGCCCAGCGGGCCCGCGCCGACCGCACCTGGGCTTACGGGCACGTTGTTGTGGATGAGGCCCAGGAGCTCTCCCCCATGGAGTGGCGCATGGTCTTTCGCCGCTGCCCCAACCGCTGGATGACCCTGGTCGGCGATCCCGCGCAGACGAGCGCCCCCGCGGGTGTGGACTCCTGGGAGGCGGCGCTTTCCCCCTTCGTGGGCTCGCGGCTGCGCACCCACCGCCTGACCATCAACTACCGCACCCCCGCCGAGGTCACCGCCTATGCCAATGACATTCTCGCGCGGATTGACCCGCAGGCCACGCCCGCGCAGGCGATCCGCGAGTCCGGCCACCCGGTGCGCACCCTCCCGGCCGGGGCGCCCGTGCCCACCCCCGCAGACGGGCGGCCGGTGACAGTGATCAATGCCGCAAACGTCGCCTCCATCAAGGGGCTGGAGTTTGATCATGTGCTTGTCGACGCCCCCGGGGACATCGTCAGCGCGTCCCCGCAGGGTCTCCAGGACCTCTACGTTGCGGTGACTCGCGCGACGCAGTCACTGACCATCCGGGGCTAA
- a CDS encoding DoxX family protein, which yields MIRKLARPMLASVYIADGVDTLVNTDEHLDSAEGIIKHTRSVLPRKYARQIPDDPKVVAQALGGVKVGAGSLLALGKLPRLSATALALSSVPTIIGRYAFWETQEPEEKRARRSGFLTNVALLGGLGITALDKEGKPGLLWRVQSALPSKSETEKFAENAKGWISENTSKAQEFVADNKDDWIESAQDGATKVSSVIGDYAQRAQDFVSDNKDDWLAAAQDNAKTAKKGVVKAAAKAQEKAESVADVDSKKAKKLRKRADKALSKAQKKLKNFEF from the coding sequence ATGATCCGCAAGCTGGCCCGCCCAATGTTGGCCTCCGTCTATATCGCCGACGGCGTTGACACTCTGGTCAACACCGATGAGCACCTCGACAGCGCCGAGGGCATTATCAAGCACACCCGCTCGGTGCTTCCCCGCAAGTACGCCCGCCAGATTCCGGATGATCCCAAGGTCGTCGCGCAGGCGCTCGGTGGAGTCAAGGTTGGTGCCGGTTCCCTGCTGGCGCTGGGCAAGCTCCCCCGCCTGTCCGCCACCGCCCTGGCGCTGAGCAGCGTGCCCACCATCATCGGCCGCTACGCCTTCTGGGAGACCCAGGAGCCGGAGGAAAAGCGTGCCCGCCGCTCCGGGTTCCTCACCAACGTCGCCCTGCTCGGCGGCCTGGGCATCACCGCGCTGGACAAGGAGGGCAAGCCCGGTCTGCTGTGGCGCGTCCAGTCTGCGCTGCCCAGCAAGTCTGAGACGGAGAAGTTCGCTGAGAACGCCAAGGGCTGGATCAGCGAGAACACCTCCAAGGCCCAGGAGTTCGTCGCCGACAACAAGGATGACTGGATCGAGTCCGCGCAGGACGGCGCCACCAAGGTCTCCTCCGTCATCGGCGACTACGCGCAGCGCGCGCAGGACTTTGTCTCCGATAACAAGGACGACTGGCTTGCCGCAGCGCAGGACAACGCCAAGACCGCCAAGAAGGGCGTGGTCAAGGCTGCTGCCAAGGCCCAAGAAAAGGCCGAAAGCGTCGCCGACGTGGACTCTAAGAAGGCCAAGAAGCTGCGCAAGCGCGCCGACAAGGCCTTGAGCAAGGCGCAGAAGAAGCTGAAGAACTTCGAGTTCTAG
- a CDS encoding MBL fold metallo-hydrolase, translated as MTAENVTALTLDHLSVSAMDNNCYLLCTQGEGLLIDAAADAPALLELAARNEVTITKVVTTHRHTDHTGALAEVLEATGATHYAPFLDAPALPAPVDVELNHGDTIEFGGVELPIIILRGHTPGGAAIVAELDGTPQLFVGDSLFPGGLGKTTSEGDFVRLFNDVKERIFDVYPDSSVVWPGHGAPTTLGAERPHLDVWWQRRW; from the coding sequence ATGACAGCCGAGAATGTGACAGCCCTGACACTTGACCACCTGTCCGTGTCCGCCATGGACAATAACTGCTACCTGCTGTGCACCCAAGGTGAAGGATTGCTTATCGACGCCGCCGCCGACGCCCCCGCACTGCTCGAGCTCGCCGCCCGCAACGAGGTGACAATCACCAAGGTGGTGACCACCCACCGCCACACCGACCACACCGGCGCCCTTGCGGAGGTCCTGGAGGCGACAGGGGCCACCCACTACGCGCCTTTCCTCGACGCGCCGGCCCTGCCCGCCCCCGTCGACGTGGAGCTCAACCACGGGGACACCATCGAGTTTGGCGGCGTCGAGCTTCCCATCATCATCCTGCGCGGACACACCCCGGGCGGCGCGGCGATCGTCGCCGAGCTGGACGGCACCCCGCAGCTGTTTGTGGGCGACAGCCTGTTTCCCGGCGGGCTGGGCAAAACCACCTCCGAGGGGGACTTTGTGCGTCTGTTCAACGACGTGAAGGAGCGAATCTTTGATGTCTACCCGGACTCCAGTGTCGTCTGGCCCGGACACGGTGCGCCGACCACGCTCGGCGCGGAGCGTCCGCACCTCGACGTCTGGTGGCAGCGACGCTGGTAG
- the uvrA gene encoding excinuclease ABC subunit UvrA, whose protein sequence is MADRLVVRGAREHNLKGVDVDLPRDAMVVFTGLSGSGKSSLAFDTIFAEGQRRYIESLSSYARMFLGQMDKPDVDLIEGLSPAVSIDQKSTNRNPRSTVGTITEVYDYLRLLYARAGTAHCPQCDAPIERQTPQQIVDQVLSGTEGEKFQVLAPVVRTRKGEFVDLFERLAAQGFARVRVDGQVYPLTDPPTLKKQIKHDIDVVVDRLQVKLSQKQRLTESVETALGLADGVVVIDYVSTGNTQRFSEKLACPNGHTLDIEELEPRAFSFNSPYGACPDCDGLGTRLEIDEELLIPDPDAPVRNSIQPWNTSPNHRYFEKLIDALGAALGFDSHAPLSALSSSQYSALLHGSKEEVTVRYKNRYGRMRQWTAPFEGVTGYVRRKMDQAESETQKDRLLAYTRQVACPTCKGTRLRPEILAVRLKAGQEELSIAGVTALSIANAAEFLNRLTLGHREEIIAGAVLKEIQARLKFLLDVGLNYLTLDRAAGTLSGGEAQRIRLATQIGSGLAGVLYVLDEPSIGLHQRDNQRLIATLERLRDLGNTLIVVEHDEDTIRAADWLVDVGPRAGEYGGEVVYQGSPEGIADVPESLTGAYLSGRKVIGVPDTRREISPDAMLRVVGARENNLKNLSVNIPLGVLTCVTGVSGSGKSTLVNQILAKVLANELNRARQVPGRVRRVEGLVNLDKLVQVDQSPIGRTPRSNPATYTGVFDKIRKLFAETPEAKVRGYKAGRFSFNIKGGRCEACQGDGTIKIEMNFLPDVYVPCEVCGGARYNRETLEVTYKGKNISEVLDMPISEAAEFFESIGSIHRYLNTLVEVGLGYVRLGQSATTLSGGEAQRVKLASELQKRSNGRTIYILDEPTTGLHFEDIRKLLLVIQSLVDKGNSVIVIEHNLDVIKSADWIIDMGPEGGDGGGTVVAQGTPEEVAQVAQSYTGHFLQEVLAR, encoded by the coding sequence GTGGCAGACCGACTGGTGGTACGCGGAGCGCGCGAGCATAACCTCAAGGGAGTTGATGTTGACCTCCCGCGCGATGCCATGGTGGTATTCACCGGATTGTCGGGATCCGGAAAGTCCTCCCTCGCCTTTGACACCATTTTTGCCGAAGGCCAGCGCCGCTATATTGAATCCCTTTCCAGCTATGCTCGCATGTTCCTCGGGCAAATGGATAAACCCGATGTGGATCTCATCGAGGGCCTGTCCCCGGCGGTATCCATCGACCAGAAATCCACCAACCGTAATCCGCGCTCCACAGTGGGCACCATTACGGAAGTTTATGACTACCTGCGGCTGCTCTACGCCCGCGCGGGCACGGCCCACTGCCCACAATGTGACGCCCCCATTGAGCGCCAGACCCCGCAACAGATCGTGGACCAGGTCTTATCTGGGACGGAAGGGGAGAAGTTCCAGGTGCTGGCCCCCGTTGTGCGTACCCGCAAGGGTGAGTTTGTGGACCTGTTTGAGCGCCTCGCCGCGCAGGGTTTTGCCCGCGTGCGTGTTGACGGGCAGGTCTATCCGCTGACTGATCCGCCCACGCTCAAAAAACAGATTAAACACGACATTGACGTGGTGGTTGATAGGCTCCAGGTCAAACTCAGCCAGAAACAGCGGCTCACGGAATCGGTGGAAACGGCCCTCGGGCTTGCCGATGGCGTCGTGGTCATCGATTATGTCTCCACCGGAAATACGCAACGCTTCTCCGAAAAGCTTGCCTGCCCCAACGGACACACCCTCGACATTGAGGAGCTCGAGCCGCGCGCCTTTTCCTTCAACAGCCCGTACGGCGCCTGCCCGGATTGTGACGGCCTGGGCACCCGGCTAGAAATCGACGAAGAACTGCTCATACCGGACCCCGACGCCCCGGTGCGCAACTCCATCCAGCCGTGGAACACCAGCCCCAACCATCGCTACTTTGAAAAGCTTATCGACGCCCTCGGGGCCGCCCTCGGCTTCGACTCTCACGCCCCGCTGTCCGCACTGAGCTCCAGCCAATACTCTGCGCTGCTGCACGGCAGCAAGGAGGAAGTCACCGTCCGGTACAAAAACCGCTACGGGCGAATGCGGCAGTGGACCGCCCCCTTCGAGGGCGTGACCGGCTATGTGCGGCGCAAAATGGACCAGGCGGAGTCAGAGACTCAAAAGGACCGACTGCTGGCCTACACCCGCCAGGTCGCGTGCCCGACCTGCAAGGGCACCCGCCTGCGCCCGGAGATCCTGGCCGTGCGCCTCAAGGCGGGCCAGGAGGAGCTTTCGATCGCGGGGGTCACCGCCCTGTCCATCGCCAACGCCGCCGAATTCCTTAACCGGCTCACCCTCGGCCACCGCGAGGAGATCATTGCGGGGGCTGTGCTCAAGGAGATTCAGGCGCGGCTGAAGTTCCTGCTGGACGTGGGGCTGAACTATCTCACCCTCGATCGGGCGGCGGGCACCCTGTCTGGTGGCGAGGCCCAGCGCATCCGCCTGGCCACCCAGATCGGCTCCGGCCTTGCCGGCGTCCTCTACGTGCTTGACGAACCCTCCATCGGGCTGCATCAACGCGACAACCAGCGCCTCATTGCCACCCTCGAGCGCCTCCGAGACCTGGGCAACACCCTGATCGTGGTCGAGCATGATGAGGACACCATCCGGGCGGCCGACTGGCTCGTCGACGTCGGCCCGCGGGCCGGCGAATACGGCGGGGAAGTGGTCTACCAGGGAAGCCCGGAGGGCATCGCGGACGTGCCAGAATCGCTCACCGGCGCCTACCTGTCCGGCCGCAAGGTCATTGGCGTGCCGGACACCCGCCGGGAGATCTCCCCGGACGCCATGCTGCGCGTCGTCGGGGCGCGGGAAAACAATCTGAAAAACCTCTCCGTGAACATCCCCCTTGGGGTGCTGACCTGCGTGACCGGCGTGTCCGGTTCCGGGAAATCCACCCTGGTCAACCAGATCCTGGCCAAGGTGTTGGCCAATGAGCTCAACCGCGCGCGCCAGGTTCCAGGACGGGTGCGCCGGGTGGAAGGCCTGGTCAATCTGGACAAGTTGGTGCAGGTAGACCAGTCGCCCATCGGACGGACCCCGCGCTCGAATCCGGCGACCTACACGGGTGTGTTCGATAAGATCCGCAAGCTCTTTGCGGAGACCCCGGAGGCGAAGGTCCGCGGCTATAAGGCCGGGCGCTTCTCCTTCAATATCAAGGGCGGGCGGTGCGAAGCCTGCCAGGGCGACGGGACGATCAAGATTGAGATGAACTTCCTGCCGGACGTGTACGTCCCCTGCGAGGTGTGCGGGGGCGCGCGATACAACCGGGAGACCCTGGAGGTCACCTATAAGGGGAAGAACATCTCCGAGGTGTTGGACATGCCGATTTCTGAGGCCGCGGAGTTCTTCGAGTCCATCGGCTCGATTCACCGCTACCTCAACACGCTCGTCGAAGTTGGCCTGGGGTACGTGCGCCTGGGCCAGTCCGCCACCACTCTGTCCGGGGGCGAGGCGCAGCGCGTGAAGCTGGCCTCTGAGCTTCAGAAGCGGTCCAACGGGCGCACCATCTACATCCTGGATGAGCCCACCACGGGCCTGCACTTTGAGGACATCCGCAAGCTGCTGCTGGTCATCCAGTCCCTGGTAGACAAGGGCAATTCTGTCATCGTCATCGAGCATAACCTCGACGTCATCAAGTCAGCAGACTGGATTATTGATATGGGCCCCGAAGGTGGCGATGGCGGCGGTACGGTAGTTGCGCAGGGCACCCCAGAAGAAGTTGCGCAAGTTGCACAGTCTTACACAGGCCACTTCCTTCAGGAGGTTCTGGCGCGATAG
- the infC gene encoding translation initiation factor IF-3: MSAEARINERIRVPEVRLVGPSGEQVGIVRTEDARKLAYDADLDLVEVAPKAKPPVCKIMDYGKYRYEQAQKARESRRNQQQTVVKEQKFRPKIDNHDYETKKGNVVRFLEKGSKVKVTIMFRGREQSRPELGFRLLDRLAQDVAEYGVVETKPKQDGRNMTMVLGPVHKGKK, translated from the coding sequence ATCAGCGCTGAAGCCCGCATCAATGAGCGGATCAGAGTTCCAGAGGTCCGACTCGTCGGCCCGAGCGGCGAACAGGTCGGCATCGTCCGCACCGAAGACGCCCGCAAGCTGGCCTATGACGCGGATCTTGATCTGGTGGAGGTTGCCCCCAAGGCCAAGCCTCCTGTCTGCAAGATCATGGATTACGGCAAATACCGCTACGAGCAGGCCCAGAAGGCCCGCGAGTCGCGCCGCAACCAACAGCAGACTGTGGTCAAGGAACAGAAGTTCCGTCCGAAGATCGACAACCATGATTATGAGACGAAGAAGGGCAACGTTGTCCGCTTCCTCGAAAAGGGTTCGAAGGTCAAGGTGACCATCATGTTCCGGGGCCGGGAGCAGTCCCGCCCGGAGCTGGGATTCAGACTCCTCGATCGCCTGGCTCAAGACGTGGCTGAGTACGGCGTGGTGGAGACCAAGCCCAAGCAGGACGGTCGGAATATGACTATGGTGCTTGGTCCCGTCCACAAGGGCAAGAAGTAA
- the rpmI gene encoding 50S ribosomal protein L35, giving the protein MKQKTHKGMAKRVKVTGSGKLRREQAGRRHLLESKPSTRTRRLKGTVDVAKADTKRVKRLLGKA; this is encoded by the coding sequence ATGAAGCAGAAGACCCACAAGGGCATGGCCAAGCGCGTGAAGGTTACCGGTTCCGGCAAGCTGCGCCGTGAGCAGGCCGGCCGCCGTCACCTGCTGGAGAGCAAGCCCTCCACCCGCACCCGCCGCCTGAAGGGCACCGTCGATGTGGCCAAGGCTGATACCAAGCGCGTCAAGCGCCTGCTGGGTAAGGCCTAA
- the rplT gene encoding 50S ribosomal protein L20 has product MARVKRSVNAKKKRRAILNSAKGYRGQRSRLYRKAKEQWLHSMTYAYRDRRARKSEFRKLWIQRINAAARMNGITYNRLIQGLRLAEIEVDRKILAELAVNDFDTFSAICEQAKAALPEDVNAPKAA; this is encoded by the coding sequence GTGGCACGTGTCAAGCGGTCCGTTAACGCCAAGAAGAAGCGTCGCGCCATTCTCAATTCTGCCAAGGGCTACCGCGGGCAGCGCTCTCGCCTGTACCGGAAGGCCAAGGAGCAGTGGCTGCACTCCATGACCTACGCCTACCGGGATCGTCGCGCTCGTAAGAGCGAGTTCCGGAAGCTGTGGATCCAGCGCATCAACGCTGCCGCCCGCATGAACGGCATCACGTACAACCGCCTCATCCAGGGCCTGCGTCTCGCCGAGATCGAGGTTGACCGCAAGATCCTCGCCGAGCTGGCGGTCAATGACTTTGACACCTTCTCCGCCATCTGCGAGCAGGCCAAGGCCGCTCTGCCGGAGGACGTCAACGCCCCCAAGGCTGCCTAA